The Porphyromonas pogonae genome segment GGCTACACTTTCTGTGATGAAGCCCAATGCTTGTTTTTGGATAAGCTCGGGAGCATAGGTCTTGCGTCCATTGTTGAGATTGGAGTAGATGTTCTCCTTTTTTCCCGTATTCCAAAGATGAGGAGGGTAGTAATAGTGTGCAAGGCGCTGGCAGTTGTATCCGTAGAATTTATCGAAACCTCTGTCTTGCGGTTCTGATCCGCTACCGGGATATCCCAATCCCCACTTACCAAACATACCAGTGGCATAGCCATGCGACTTAAAGAGATTGCCCAGTGTGGTGCGCGAAGGGTTCATCGGCATTTGGCCCTCAGGCTCGATCTCATTATTTCCCCTCACCGTAGTATGTCCCGTATTAAAACCTGTGAGTAGCGAAGCCCGTGAAGGTGCACTCACTGTACATCCGGCATAAAATTGATTGCATTTCATGCCTTCACTTGCAAGAGAGTCAATGTTGGGTGTTTTGATAATCTTCTGTCCATAGCAACCAACATCACCATAACCCAAGTCATCTGCAAGGATGAAAACAACGTTGGGGGCAGGTTTCTGAGCATTAGCCATAGAAGATATGGCTAATACGCAGAGTGTCATGCCCCCACCTTTATAGAAGTTTCTTTTCATTGAAGAATTAATGAATTGGTATCTTTTCAATTCTTTCTGCATGTCTGCCTCCGTCGAACGGAGTAGTCAGAAAGGCCTCCAATATATCATCACTTTCTTTGTCACTGATAAATCTGGCAGGCAAAGAAAGTACATTGGCATCATTGTGGGCTCTTCCTAAGCGAGCTATTTCCTCATTCCATGAAAGAGCAGCTCTTACGTGCGGATATTTATTCATTACCATGGATATTCCGTTGCCTGATCCGCAGATAGCTATTCCTCGGGTTATTTTACCCTCTTCTATGGCATGCCCCATCTTGTGAGCAAAGTCGGGATAGTCAACTCGCTCTTCGCTAAAGCAACCAAAGTCTTCAAAAGGTATTCCTTTTTCTTCCAACTTTGTTTTTACATGCTCCTTGAGTTCATATCCCGCATGATCGCTACATATCCCTATTTTATCCATAATATTACTTCCTTATTAATTTGAGTACTTGCTCTTTTACATTTTGAGCGGTAAAGCCCAGCTTTTCATCCAACACCTTGTAAGGAGCAGAGAAGCCGAAAGAGTTGAGTCCCCATACACTACCGTTTTCGCCAACCAACGATTCCAATGTCACAGGCAAACCTGCAGTAAGCCCGAAGCGCTTGATTCCCTGCGGAAGTACTTCTTTTTTGTAGGCCTCATCTTGCTTGGAGAAGAGACCTTCCGAAGGTACAGATACAATCTGAGCTTTTACACCCTCTTCGTGTAATAATGCTGCACCTTCTATGAGAGTAGATACTTCTGACCCGCTGGCAAGCATGACCACATCAGGTTTTTCATCTTTCATCACAATATAAGCACCCTTTTCTGCTTGTAATGCTTCTGTGTAACGGCTATTCTCAGGATTCATTACCGGTACATCGTTGATGTTTTGGCGAGAGAATATAAGACCGGTGGGAGTTTTAGTATTCTCCATTGCCATCTTCCATGCTACGGTAGCTTCGTTTACATCAGCAGGTCTCAGCACCAACATACTGTTGTTGCCTCTGTGGTTTTGCAGTTTCTCGAGGAGGCGCACTTGTGCTTCTTGTTCTACCGGTTCGTGAGTAGGGCCATCCTCTCCCACACGGAATGCATCGTGTGTCCAAATAAACTTTACAGGAAGTTCCATGAGTGCAGCCATACGCAAAGCGGGTTTCATGTAGTCTGAAAATACGAAGAAAGTGCCACAGGCCGCTACCACACCTCCGTGCAAGGTAATACCTATACACAAGCAAGCCATGGTAAACTCCGATACTCCTGCTTGGAGGAATGCTCCGCTAAAGTCTCCTTTCTGTAGTACTGTGGTCTTTTTGAGGAATCCGTCAGTCTTGTCTGAGTTGGAGAGGTCTGCAGATGAGACTATCATATTTTCTACCTTTTCTGCCAATTTACCCAATACCGTAGCCGATGCTGCACGCGTAGCCTGGTTGGGTTTCTGCTCTATGGATGCCCAATCAACGGAGGCAATCT includes the following:
- a CDS encoding transketolase family protein; protein product: MNDNQLMVKAADNIRILAASMVEKAKSGHPGGAMGGADFINVLFSEFLIFDPRNPSWSGRDRFFLDPGHMSPMLYAQLSLIGRFSMEELQQFRQWGSETPGHPERNVQRGIENTSGPLGQGHTYAVGAAIAAKFLEQRLGWVMSQTIYAYISDGGIQEEVSQGAGRIAGHLGLDNLIMFYDSNDVQLSSTVEEVTTEDVAMKYKAWGWHVLEINGNDVNQIREALKEAKAYAGKPVLIIGHTLMGKGACAADGSSYENKVSTHGQPLSAAGASIERTVEQLGGEYDKAFTIFPEVKEMYHKRMTELDKLMDERKQEEDRWRTEHPDLAKKLDSWFNGEIASVDWASIEQKPNQATRAASATVLGKLAEKVENMIVSSADLSNSDKTDGFLKKTTVLQKGDFSGAFLQAGVSEFTMACLCIGITLHGGVVAACGTFFVFSDYMKPALRMAALMELPVKFIWTHDAFRVGEDGPTHEPVEQEAQVRLLEKLQNHRGNNSMLVLRPADVNEATVAWKMAMENTKTPTGLIFSRQNINDVPVMNPENSRYTEALQAEKGAYIVMKDEKPDVVMLASGSEVSTLIEGAALLHEEGVKAQIVSVPSEGLFSKQDEAYKKEVLPQGIKRFGLTAGLPVTLESLVGENGSVWGLNSFGFSAPYKVLDEKLGFTAQNVKEQVLKLIRK
- the rpiB gene encoding ribose 5-phosphate isomerase B — translated: MDKIGICSDHAGYELKEHVKTKLEEKGIPFEDFGCFSEERVDYPDFAHKMGHAIEEGKITRGIAICGSGNGISMVMNKYPHVRAALSWNEEIARLGRAHNDANVLSLPARFISDKESDDILEAFLTTPFDGGRHAERIEKIPIH